One part of the Ralstonia pickettii genome encodes these proteins:
- the rimO gene encoding 30S ribosomal protein S12 methylthiotransferase RimO, translating into MSDVSTQSPKVGFVSLGCPKALVDSEQIITQLRAEGYEISGTYGGADLVVVNTCGFIDEAVQESLDAIGEALAENGKVIVTGCLGAKKDAAGQDIITSVHPKVLAVTGPHALGEVMEAVHTHLPKPHDPFIDLVPPQGIKLTPKHYAYLKISEGCNHRCSFCIIPSMRGDLVSRPVAEVMLEAENLLKAGVKELLVISQDTSAYGVDVKFRMGFWNGRPLKTRMTELVGALGELASQYGAWVRLHYVYPYPSVDEVMPLMAEGKVLPYLDVPLQHAHPDVLKRMKRPANAEKTLDRIRAWREVCPELTIRSTFIAGFPGETEEEFQTLLDFIAEAELDRVGCFAYSPVEGATANDLPGALPDEVREERRARFMEVAERVSARRLQRKVGKSLRVLVDEVNQDGGIGRSSADAPEIDGLVYIAPPSKPYKRYKAGDFVSVKITGADGHDLWGEV; encoded by the coding sequence ATGTCCGACGTCAGTACCCAGAGCCCCAAGGTGGGGTTCGTCAGTCTCGGTTGTCCCAAGGCCTTGGTCGATTCCGAGCAGATCATCACCCAACTGCGCGCGGAGGGGTATGAGATTTCCGGCACGTACGGCGGAGCGGACCTGGTGGTCGTCAACACCTGCGGCTTCATCGACGAGGCCGTGCAGGAAAGCCTGGATGCGATTGGCGAGGCGCTGGCCGAGAACGGCAAGGTGATCGTGACCGGCTGCCTGGGTGCCAAAAAGGACGCTGCCGGCCAGGACATCATCACCAGCGTGCACCCGAAGGTGCTGGCTGTGACCGGGCCGCATGCGCTGGGCGAGGTGATGGAGGCAGTGCACACGCACCTGCCCAAGCCGCACGACCCGTTCATTGACCTTGTGCCGCCACAGGGCATCAAGCTCACGCCGAAGCACTACGCGTATCTGAAGATTTCCGAGGGCTGCAACCACCGGTGCAGCTTCTGCATCATCCCGTCGATGCGCGGCGATCTCGTTTCGCGCCCGGTGGCCGAAGTGATGCTGGAGGCGGAAAACCTGCTGAAGGCCGGCGTGAAGGAACTGCTCGTCATCTCGCAGGACACCAGCGCTTATGGCGTCGATGTCAAATTCCGCATGGGCTTCTGGAACGGCCGCCCGCTGAAGACGCGCATGACCGAGCTGGTGGGCGCGCTCGGCGAATTGGCGTCGCAGTACGGCGCCTGGGTGCGCCTGCACTACGTCTACCCCTATCCGAGCGTGGATGAGGTGATGCCCCTGATGGCTGAGGGCAAGGTCCTTCCCTATCTGGACGTGCCGCTGCAGCACGCCCACCCGGACGTGCTCAAGCGCATGAAGCGCCCCGCCAACGCCGAGAAGACGCTGGACCGCATCCGCGCCTGGCGCGAGGTGTGCCCGGAGCTGACCATCCGCAGCACGTTCATCGCGGGTTTCCCGGGTGAAACGGAGGAAGAGTTCCAAACGCTGCTCGACTTCATTGCCGAGGCCGAACTGGACCGCGTGGGCTGCTTCGCGTATTCGCCGGTCGAGGGCGCCACCGCCAACGACCTGCCGGGCGCGTTGCCCGACGAGGTGCGCGAGGAGCGCCGTGCGCGTTTCATGGAAGTCGCCGAGCGCGTGTCTGCGCGCCGTCTGCAGCGCAAGGTTGGCAAGTCGCTGCGCGTGCTTGTGGACGAAGTGAATCAGGACGGCGGCATCGGCCGTTCATCGGCGGATGCCCCGGAGATTGACGGCCTCGTCTATATCGCGCCGCCGTCGAAGCCGTACAAGCGCTACAAGGCGGGCGATTTCGTGTCGGTCAAGATTACCGGCGCAGATGGCCACGACCTGTGGGGCGAAGTCTGA
- a CDS encoding PDDEXK nuclease domain-containing protein, with protein sequence MATRPPARRKLAPVVRETVDAQDYAALLTEIRARIQAAQYAALRAVNKELVGLYWDIGQLIVARQQTEGWGKAVVQQLATDLQASFPGTGGFSASNLWRMKGFFETYCDAAKLAPLVREIGWSHNLLILERCKDAQEREFYLRMTRKFGWSKNVLAHQIDNQSYEKSLLGQTNFDQALTPALRAQAKLAVRDEYAFDFLELGDRHSERELERALITRIEDFLRAMGGMFAFLGSQYRLEVDGDEYFIDLLLFHRRLRSLVAIELKIGKFEPEFVGKMQFYLAALDEQVRQDDENPSIGIILCKEKKRTIVEYALRDARKPIGVATYAITKSLPKELQGQLPSPEAIARLLETL encoded by the coding sequence ATGGCGACCCGCCCGCCTGCCCGCAGAAAACTCGCACCGGTGGTGCGAGAAACGGTAGATGCGCAGGATTACGCAGCCCTGCTCACCGAGATCAGGGCGCGCATCCAGGCTGCGCAATATGCTGCCCTACGGGCGGTCAACAAAGAACTGGTGGGCCTGTATTGGGACATCGGCCAACTGATCGTGGCGCGGCAGCAAACCGAGGGTTGGGGCAAAGCGGTCGTGCAGCAGCTCGCCACAGACCTGCAGGCGAGCTTCCCCGGCACGGGCGGCTTTTCAGCATCCAACCTGTGGCGGATGAAGGGCTTCTTCGAGACGTACTGCGACGCGGCAAAACTCGCACCACTGGTGCGAGAAATTGGCTGGAGCCATAACCTGCTCATTCTTGAGCGCTGCAAAGACGCTCAAGAACGCGAGTTCTACTTGCGCATGACCCGCAAATTCGGCTGGTCGAAGAACGTTCTGGCACATCAGATCGATAACCAGAGCTACGAAAAATCGCTCCTGGGCCAGACCAATTTCGACCAGGCGCTGACGCCGGCCCTCCGCGCGCAAGCCAAGTTGGCGGTCAGAGATGAATACGCCTTCGATTTTCTCGAACTCGGCGACCGGCACAGTGAGCGGGAGCTGGAGCGTGCACTCATCACCCGCATCGAAGACTTCCTGCGCGCAATGGGCGGCATGTTCGCCTTCCTGGGGAGCCAGTACCGGCTTGAAGTCGACGGCGACGAGTATTTCATCGACCTGCTTCTATTCCACCGCCGTTTGCGCTCCCTAGTCGCCATCGAACTGAAAATCGGCAAATTCGAGCCCGAGTTCGTCGGCAAGATGCAGTTCTACCTGGCGGCTCTCGACGAACAGGTCCGCCAGGACGACGAAAATCCATCCATCGGCATCATTCTGTGCAAGGAAAAGAAGCGCACCATCGTCGAATACGCGCTGCGCGACGCAAGGAAACCGATTGGTGTGGCGACCTACGCCATCACCAAGAGCTTGCCGAAGGAGCTCCAAGGTCAATTGCCATCGCCTGAAGCCATTGCGCGCCTGCTTGAAACGCTGTAG
- the mfd gene encoding transcription-repair coupling factor: MSDFSLSALPAVKPGSRFVFSGLQGAADALLLARYLEQHRAAVPMLAVVCANAVDAQRLAEELRWFAPQARVKLLPDWETLPYDNFSPHQDLISERLATLHDLQNGACDILLVPASTALQRVAPPSFLAAYTFFFKKGEKLDEAALKAQFTLAGYEHVSAVMRPGEYSVRGGLIDLFPMGSPLPYRLDLFGDEIETIRSFDPDTQRSLYPVNEVRLLPGREFPMDEASRTAFRGRWREVFEGDPTRSPIYKDIGNGVPSAGIEYYLPLFFEETATLFDYLPGATHLAFVGDIEGAVRRFWADTTQRYNFMRHDRERPLLQPSALYLDEEAFFVAAKPHARLVLRAEPGDAPLSLPLPNVAVNRRAEDPLVNLESFLMRSNCRVMICAESAGRRETLAQMLAASGLHPEGVADFADLMSGDAKFVLGVAPLYQGFILGDERVALITETELYAQTVRRAGRRKQEQATAVDSMVRDLAELKIGDPVVHSEHGIGRYQGLVSIDMGNGEEEFLHLDYDKGSKLYVPVHQLHVISRYSGSDPETAPLHSLGSGQWEKAKRKAAQQIRDTAAELLNLYARRALRQGFAFPLTPEDYATFAESFGFEETPDQAAAIAAVIADMTSGKPMDRLVCGDVGFGKTEVALRAAFVAVMGGKQVAILAPTTLLAEQHYQTLVDRFADWPVRIAEISRFKNKKEIDAAIEAINAGTIDIVIGTHKLLSPDVKFDRLGLVIIDEEHRFGVRQKEALKTLRAEVDVLTLTATPIPRTLGMALEGLRDFSVIATAPQKRLAIKTFLRREEDGVLREAILRELKRGGQVYFLHNEVETIENKRAKLEELIPEARVVVAHGQMHERELERVMRDFVAQRANILLCTTIIETGIDVPTANTILIHRADKFGLAQLHQLRGRVGRSHHQAYAYLLVHDVDGLTKQAQRRLEAIQQMEELGAGFYLAMHDLEIRGAGEVLGDKQSGEISEIGFQLYTDMLNQAVKSLKAGKEPDLMAPLAATTEINLGTPALLPQDYCGDVQERLSLYKRLANCESSETIDNIQEELIDRFGKLPPQAQSLIETHRLRIAAAPLGIRKIDTGANAVTLQFIPNPPVDAIKIIDLVQKNRQIKLAGQDRLRIENIPAEFAALTQTIRHAMRQLA; the protein is encoded by the coding sequence ATGTCCGATTTTTCGCTCTCCGCCCTGCCCGCCGTCAAACCGGGCTCGCGCTTCGTCTTCAGCGGCCTGCAGGGTGCGGCAGATGCCCTGCTGCTGGCGCGCTACCTGGAGCAGCATCGCGCCGCCGTGCCGATGCTGGCGGTGGTCTGCGCCAATGCCGTCGATGCCCAGCGCCTGGCGGAAGAGTTGCGCTGGTTTGCACCGCAGGCGCGTGTGAAGCTGCTGCCGGACTGGGAAACGCTGCCCTATGACAATTTCTCGCCGCACCAGGATCTGATCTCCGAACGGCTGGCGACGCTGCATGACCTGCAGAACGGTGCGTGCGACATCCTGCTCGTACCGGCTTCCACGGCGCTGCAACGCGTGGCGCCGCCATCGTTCCTGGCTGCCTACACGTTCTTCTTCAAGAAGGGCGAAAAGCTGGACGAGGCTGCGCTGAAAGCGCAATTCACCCTGGCCGGCTACGAGCACGTCAGCGCCGTGATGCGCCCGGGCGAATACTCCGTGCGCGGCGGCCTGATCGACCTGTTCCCGATGGGCTCGCCGCTGCCGTATCGGCTTGACCTGTTCGGCGACGAGATCGAGACCATCCGTTCGTTCGACCCGGACACGCAGCGCAGCCTCTACCCCGTCAACGAAGTCCGTCTGCTGCCGGGCCGCGAGTTTCCGATGGACGAGGCGTCGCGCACCGCCTTCCGCGGGCGCTGGCGCGAGGTGTTCGAAGGTGACCCGACGCGCTCGCCCATCTACAAGGACATCGGCAACGGCGTGCCGAGCGCCGGCATCGAGTATTACCTGCCGCTGTTCTTTGAAGAGACCGCGACGCTGTTCGACTACCTGCCGGGCGCCACACACCTCGCCTTCGTCGGCGACATCGAAGGCGCGGTGCGACGCTTCTGGGCCGACACCACGCAGCGCTACAACTTCATGCGCCACGACCGCGAGCGGCCGTTGCTGCAGCCGTCGGCGCTGTATCTGGATGAAGAGGCGTTCTTCGTTGCCGCCAAGCCGCACGCACGTCTGGTGTTGCGCGCGGAGCCCGGCGATGCACCGCTTTCGCTGCCGTTGCCGAACGTGGCCGTCAACCGCCGCGCGGAAGACCCGCTGGTCAATCTCGAATCGTTCCTGATGCGCAGCAATTGCCGCGTGATGATCTGCGCCGAATCCGCAGGCCGCCGCGAAACGCTTGCGCAAATGCTGGCCGCCAGCGGCCTCCACCCCGAAGGCGTCGCGGACTTCGCCGACCTGATGAGCGGCGATGCCAAGTTCGTGCTCGGCGTGGCTCCGCTTTACCAGGGTTTCATCCTCGGCGACGAACGCGTCGCGCTCATCACCGAGACTGAGCTGTACGCGCAAACCGTGCGTCGCGCAGGTCGCCGCAAGCAGGAACAGGCCACCGCCGTCGATTCGATGGTGCGCGATCTGGCCGAGTTGAAGATCGGCGACCCGGTGGTGCACAGCGAACACGGCATCGGCCGCTACCAGGGCCTGGTGTCCATCGACATGGGCAATGGCGAAGAAGAGTTCCTGCACCTCGACTACGACAAGGGCAGCAAGCTCTACGTGCCGGTGCATCAGTTGCACGTGATCTCGCGCTACTCAGGCTCCGATCCGGAAACCGCGCCGCTGCATTCGCTCGGCTCCGGCCAATGGGAAAAGGCCAAGCGCAAGGCGGCGCAGCAGATTCGCGATACGGCCGCCGAGCTTCTGAACCTGTACGCGCGGCGCGCATTGCGCCAGGGCTTCGCGTTCCCGCTCACGCCCGAGGACTACGCCACGTTTGCCGAGAGCTTCGGCTTTGAGGAAACTCCCGATCAGGCCGCCGCCATCGCGGCGGTGATCGCCGACATGACGTCGGGCAAGCCGATGGACCGGCTCGTCTGCGGCGACGTCGGCTTCGGCAAGACGGAAGTCGCGCTGCGTGCCGCGTTTGTGGCGGTCATGGGCGGCAAGCAGGTGGCCATCCTGGCGCCGACCACGCTGCTGGCCGAACAGCATTACCAGACGCTGGTCGACCGCTTTGCCGACTGGCCGGTGCGCATTGCCGAGATCTCGCGTTTCAAGAACAAAAAAGAAATCGACGCCGCGATCGAAGCCATCAATGCCGGCACGATCGACATCGTGATCGGCACGCATAAGCTGCTCTCGCCGGACGTGAAGTTCGACCGCCTGGGGCTCGTCATCATCGACGAGGAACACCGCTTTGGGGTGCGCCAGAAAGAAGCGCTCAAGACGCTGCGCGCCGAGGTGGACGTTCTTACGCTCACCGCCACGCCGATCCCACGCACGCTTGGCATGGCGCTGGAAGGCCTGCGCGATTTCTCGGTGATCGCCACCGCGCCGCAAAAGCGGCTGGCCATCAAGACGTTCCTGCGCCGCGAGGAAGACGGCGTGCTGCGCGAGGCCATCCTGCGTGAGTTGAAACGCGGCGGGCAGGTCTACTTCCTGCACAACGAGGTCGAGACCATCGAGAACAAGCGCGCCAAGCTCGAGGAGCTGATCCCGGAAGCGCGCGTGGTGGTCGCCCACGGCCAGATGCACGAGCGCGAGCTGGAGCGCGTGATGCGCGATTTCGTGGCGCAGCGCGCCAACATCCTGCTGTGCACGACGATCATCGAGACCGGTATCGACGTGCCGACCGCCAACACGATCCTGATCCACCGCGCCGACAAATTCGGCCTGGCGCAGTTGCACCAGTTGCGCGGTCGCGTCGGGCGCTCGCACCACCAGGCGTATGCGTACCTGCTGGTGCACGACGTCGACGGCCTTACCAAGCAGGCACAGCGCCGCCTTGAAGCCATTCAGCAGATGGAAGAACTCGGTGCGGGCTTCTACCTGGCGATGCACGATCTGGAAATACGCGGCGCCGGGGAGGTGCTGGGCGACAAGCAATCGGGCGAGATTTCGGAGATCGGCTTCCAGCTCTACACCGACATGCTCAACCAGGCGGTGAAGTCGCTCAAGGCCGGCAAGGAACCCGACCTGATGGCGCCGCTCGCGGCCACGACCGAGATCAACCTCGGCACGCCGGCCCTGCTGCCGCAAGACTATTGCGGCGACGTGCAGGAACGCCTGTCGCTGTACAAGCGTCTGGCCAATTGCGAAAGCAGCGAGACGATCGACAATATCCAGGAGGAGCTGATCGACCGTTTCGGCAAGCTGCCGCCGCAGGCACAATCGCTCATCGAAACGCACCGGCTGCGCATTGCCGCCGCGCCGCTGGGTATCCGCAAGATCGACACCGGCGCAAACGCGGTCACGCTGCAGTTCATACCGAACCCGCCTGTCGACGCCATCAAGATCATCGATCTCGTGCAGAAGAACCGGCAGATCAAGCTGGCGGGGCAGGATCGCCTGCGCATCGAAAACATTCCGGCCGAATTCGCCGCGCTGACGCAGACCATCCGTCATGCCATGCGGCAATTGGCGTGA
- the bktB gene encoding beta-ketothiolase BktB — protein MAREVVVVSGVRTAIGTFGGSLKDVAPCELGALVVREALARAGVKGEDVGHVVFGHVINTEPRDMYLSRVAAVNGGVSAETPAFNVNRLCGSGLQAVVSAAQTVLLGDADIAIAGGAESMSRAPYLAPAARWGSRMGDAKMVDMMLGALHDPFHTIHMGVTAENVAREFGISREQQDQTALESHQRASRAMQAGYFKDQIVPVTIKSRKGDIQFDTDEHVRHDATIDDMTKLKPVFTKENGTVTAGNASGLNDAGAALVLMERSVAEKRGLKPLARLVSYGHAGVDPKIMGIGPVPATRKALERAGLSVKDLDVIEANEAFAAQACAVTKELGLDPAKVNPNGSGISLGHPIGATGALITVKALHELQRIGGRYALVTMCIGGGQGIAAVFERI, from the coding sequence ATGGCACGTGAAGTGGTGGTGGTCAGCGGCGTTCGTACCGCAATCGGGACGTTTGGCGGCAGCTTGAAGGATGTGGCGCCGTGCGAACTGGGCGCGCTCGTCGTGCGCGAGGCGCTGGCCCGCGCCGGCGTGAAGGGCGAGGACGTCGGCCACGTGGTGTTTGGCCACGTGATCAACACCGAGCCGCGCGACATGTATCTCTCGCGTGTGGCCGCAGTCAACGGCGGGGTGTCGGCCGAAACGCCCGCATTCAACGTCAACCGCCTGTGCGGCTCTGGCCTCCAGGCCGTGGTGAGCGCAGCGCAAACCGTGCTGCTGGGCGATGCCGATATCGCCATTGCCGGCGGCGCGGAAAGCATGAGCCGCGCGCCGTACCTGGCGCCTGCCGCCCGTTGGGGTTCGCGCATGGGCGACGCCAAGATGGTCGACATGATGCTCGGCGCGCTGCACGACCCGTTCCACACGATCCACATGGGTGTGACGGCGGAAAACGTCGCCCGCGAATTCGGCATCAGCCGCGAGCAGCAAGATCAGACCGCGCTGGAGTCCCACCAGCGTGCATCGCGTGCCATGCAGGCCGGCTACTTCAAGGACCAGATCGTTCCGGTGACGATCAAGTCGCGCAAGGGCGATATCCAGTTCGATACCGATGAGCACGTCCGCCACGACGCGACCATCGACGACATGACCAAGCTCAAGCCGGTCTTCACGAAAGAAAACGGTACGGTGACGGCGGGCAACGCTTCGGGCCTCAACGATGCAGGCGCGGCGCTGGTGCTGATGGAGCGTTCGGTGGCCGAAAAGCGCGGCCTCAAGCCGCTGGCGCGGCTGGTGTCGTACGGCCACGCTGGCGTCGATCCGAAGATCATGGGCATCGGTCCGGTGCCGGCCACGCGCAAGGCGCTGGAGCGGGCAGGCCTGTCGGTCAAGGATCTGGATGTGATCGAAGCCAACGAGGCATTTGCCGCCCAGGCTTGCGCGGTGACGAAGGAACTCGGCCTGGACCCGGCCAAGGTCAACCCGAACGGTTCGGGCATTTCGCTCGGCCACCCGATCGGCGCAACGGGTGCCCTGATCACGGTCAAGGCGTTGCACGAGCTGCAGCGCATCGGCGGTCGCTACGCGCTGGTGACCATGTGTATCGGTGGAGGACAGGGCATTGCGGCGGTGTTCGAGCGCATCTGA
- the serB gene encoding phosphoserine phosphatase SerB, with product MPVILQSPSPLSTGDIESVRSLFGSATYEMRAPNVAAIEWVHELPSELRVQLDAICAHLKMDYAWIPDEWTFGDFRVLAMDMDSTLITIECIDEIADFCGLKPQVAAITEASMRGEIKDFNESLTRRVELLKGLDASVLERVYAERLQLSLGAEKMLKAVQALGIRTLLVSGGFEFFTSRLQERLGLDRTRANTLEIVDGKLTGRVLGEIVNADVKAQTLKGFCQELGVSPHNAIAMGDGSNDLKMMGVAGLSVAFRAKPIVQAQADVAFNVVGLDGLLNLFPQQ from the coding sequence ATGCCCGTCATTCTGCAAAGCCCGTCGCCGCTGTCCACCGGCGACATTGAATCCGTCCGCAGCCTGTTCGGCAGCGCCACCTACGAGATGCGTGCCCCCAACGTCGCGGCCATCGAATGGGTGCACGAACTGCCCAGCGAATTACGCGTCCAGCTTGATGCCATCTGCGCCCACCTGAAGATGGACTACGCATGGATTCCCGACGAATGGACGTTCGGCGATTTCCGCGTGCTGGCGATGGACATGGATTCCACGCTGATCACGATCGAGTGCATCGACGAAATCGCAGACTTCTGCGGGCTGAAGCCGCAAGTGGCGGCCATCACCGAAGCGTCGATGCGGGGCGAGATCAAGGATTTCAACGAGAGCCTGACCCGTCGCGTCGAACTGCTCAAGGGCCTGGATGCGAGCGTGCTGGAGCGGGTCTACGCGGAGCGCCTGCAGCTCTCCCTTGGCGCGGAAAAGATGCTCAAGGCCGTGCAGGCACTGGGCATTCGCACGCTGCTGGTGTCGGGCGGGTTCGAATTCTTCACGTCGCGCCTGCAGGAGCGTCTGGGCCTGGACCGCACGCGCGCCAACACGCTGGAGATTGTCGACGGCAAACTGACCGGCCGCGTGCTCGGCGAGATCGTCAATGCGGATGTGAAGGCGCAGACGCTCAAGGGCTTCTGCCAGGAACTGGGCGTGTCGCCGCATAACGCCATCGCCATGGGCGACGGCTCGAACGATCTGAAGATGATGGGCGTGGCGGGCCTGTCGGTCGCGTTCCGCGCCAAGCCCATCGTGCAGGCACAGGCCGACGTGGCGTTCAACGTTGTCGGCCTGGATGGGTTGTTGAATCTGTTTCCGCAGCAATAA
- a CDS encoding cystathionine beta-lyase — protein MNDDTKLPPMFPATQAVHPELQIPPGFAAFSHATHRASTVVFKNLADMRAFGSGSVVHWRYGLHATPTSDTLCQALAQIEGGSHTLLLPSGLAAISLVYFTLIKSGDDVLIPDNAYGPNRDHGEWMARQFGITVRYYDPMIGAGIADLIRHNTKLVWLEAPGSVTMEVPDCTAIAEVARKAGAITAIDNTWSGGVYYQPFEHGIDISVQALTKYQSGGSDVLMGAAITSDEALHHKLLATRMRMGWGVSADDCYFVLRGLPSLPTRLAAHDAHAREVAEWLADRPEVVRVLHPALPDCPGHENWKRDFTGASGLFSIVLHERYSQAQIDAFIEGLRYFAIGFSWGGAHSLALPYNIPSMRTATAWPPADWENVGGFVRLYIGLEDPRDLIADLKQAMETHLGA, from the coding sequence GTGAACGACGACACCAAGCTCCCGCCCATGTTTCCCGCGACCCAGGCGGTACACCCGGAATTGCAGATCCCGCCGGGCTTTGCAGCGTTCTCGCATGCCACGCATCGTGCGTCGACCGTGGTGTTCAAGAATCTTGCCGATATGCGCGCCTTCGGCAGCGGCAGCGTGGTGCACTGGCGCTATGGCCTGCATGCCACGCCAACTTCCGACACGCTGTGCCAGGCCCTTGCGCAGATCGAGGGCGGTTCGCACACGCTGCTGCTGCCTTCCGGGCTGGCGGCGATTTCGCTGGTGTACTTCACGCTTATCAAATCCGGCGACGACGTGCTGATTCCGGACAACGCCTATGGCCCGAACCGCGACCACGGCGAATGGATGGCGCGCCAGTTCGGCATTACCGTGCGCTATTACGATCCGATGATCGGCGCCGGCATTGCCGACCTGATCCGTCACAACACCAAACTCGTGTGGCTCGAAGCGCCGGGTTCGGTGACCATGGAGGTGCCCGATTGCACGGCCATCGCCGAGGTGGCGCGCAAGGCCGGCGCCATTACGGCAATCGACAACACGTGGAGTGGAGGCGTGTATTACCAGCCTTTCGAGCACGGTATCGACATCTCCGTGCAAGCGCTGACCAAGTACCAATCGGGCGGCAGCGACGTGCTCATGGGTGCCGCCATCACGAGTGACGAAGCGCTGCACCACAAGCTGCTGGCCACGCGGATGCGCATGGGCTGGGGCGTTTCGGCGGACGATTGCTATTTCGTGCTACGTGGCCTGCCGAGCCTGCCCACGCGCTTGGCGGCGCACGACGCGCATGCCCGCGAAGTGGCCGAATGGCTGGCGGATCGGCCGGAAGTCGTGCGCGTGCTGCACCCGGCGCTGCCGGATTGTCCGGGCCATGAAAACTGGAAACGCGACTTTACCGGCGCGAGCGGGTTGTTCTCGATCGTGCTGCACGAGCGCTACTCGCAGGCGCAGATCGACGCCTTCATTGAAGGCCTGCGCTACTTTGCGATCGGTTTTTCGTGGGGCGGGGCCCACAGCCTGGCGTTGCCGTACAACATTCCGTCGATGCGCACGGCGACCGCTTGGCCGCCGGCCGACTGGGAGAATGTGGGCGGTTTCGTGCGGCTGTATATCGGGCTGGAAGATCCGCGTGATTTGATTGCGGATTTGAAGCAGGCGATGGAAACGCACCTGGGGGCTTGA
- the argE gene encoding acetylornithine deacetylase, translating into MSTAVTPFSTLDWTTKLVSFDTTSRGSNLALIETVRDYLRGVGLESHLSHNDDGNKANLFATIPAADGSVQGGIVLSGHTDVVPVDGQKWDSNPFAPEVRDGKLYGRGTCDMKGFIAASLALVPSLLQARLREPVHLALSYDEEVGCVGAPRMIEDLIARGIKPAGCIVGEPTSMRPIVAHKGINAYRCRVHGRAAHSSLTPQGVNAIEYAARIICFVRDLADEFRAKGPFDEAFDVPFTTASTGLINGGIALNTIPALCELVFEFRNLPGVDAPAIRARVERYVRETIEPAMQREHPDAHIELDEIAAAPSLDASEQAAITQLVRVLTEDNDKRKVAYGTEAGLFQRAGIPAVLCGPGNIEQAHKANEYVELAQLDACDRFLAKVARSLMVETASA; encoded by the coding sequence ATGAGCACCGCCGTCACCCCGTTCTCCACCCTCGACTGGACAACCAAGCTCGTCAGTTTCGACACCACCAGCCGCGGCTCCAACCTGGCCCTGATCGAGACTGTGCGCGACTACCTGCGCGGCGTCGGTCTCGAATCGCATCTGTCGCATAACGACGATGGCAACAAGGCCAACCTGTTCGCCACGATTCCGGCAGCGGACGGCAGCGTGCAAGGCGGCATCGTGCTGTCGGGCCATACCGATGTGGTGCCGGTGGATGGCCAGAAATGGGACAGCAACCCGTTTGCGCCGGAAGTGCGCGACGGCAAGCTCTACGGACGCGGCACGTGCGATATGAAAGGGTTCATTGCCGCGTCGCTGGCGCTGGTGCCGTCCCTGCTGCAGGCCAGGCTGCGCGAGCCTGTGCACCTTGCGCTGTCATACGACGAGGAAGTCGGCTGCGTAGGCGCGCCGCGCATGATCGAAGATCTGATCGCCCGCGGCATCAAGCCCGCCGGGTGCATCGTGGGCGAGCCCACCTCCATGCGCCCGATCGTCGCGCACAAGGGCATCAACGCCTACCGCTGCCGGGTGCATGGCCGCGCCGCGCATTCGTCGCTCACGCCGCAGGGCGTCAATGCCATCGAATACGCCGCGCGCATCATCTGTTTCGTGCGTGACTTGGCCGATGAATTTCGCGCCAAGGGCCCGTTCGATGAGGCGTTTGACGTGCCGTTCACCACGGCATCGACGGGCCTCATCAACGGCGGCATTGCGCTGAATACGATCCCCGCGCTGTGCGAGCTGGTGTTTGAATTCCGCAACCTGCCAGGCGTGGATGCGCCGGCCATCCGCGCGCGCGTCGAGCGCTACGTGCGCGAAACCATCGAGCCCGCCATGCAGCGGGAGCATCCTGACGCCCACATCGAACTCGACGAGATTGCCGCTGCGCCTTCGCTGGACGCATCGGAGCAAGCCGCCATCACACAGCTGGTGCGTGTGCTGACCGAAGATAACGACAAGCGTAAGGTCGCCTACGGCACGGAAGCCGGCCTCTTCCAGCGCGCCGGCATTCCGGCCGTACTGTGCGGCCCGGGCAACATCGAACAAGCGCACAAGGCCAACGAGTACGTCGAACTCGCCCAGCTCGACGCCTGCGACCGTTTCCTCGCCAAGGTGGCGCGCAGCCTGATGGTCGAAACCGCGTCCGCCTAA